A stretch of the Desulfatirhabdium butyrativorans DSM 18734 genome encodes the following:
- a CDS encoding ABC transporter substrate-binding protein, which yields MPGRTRACFSDRFAGQTIAHFARSDLKADTAIIVQDATSDYSMGLSEVFAESFEKEGGHVLERISYKTPLESYENLIDQIVALHADVLFLPGYDESGTIIKRCREKGMKAIPLGGDGWNFQEFYKRIGTMGTGSYFCAHYVKHSGNLEAMRFEGNCPDLVTDAASLSDIALGYDTVRLLADAIRRAGSLDHKAIRDALAATKGFQGATGEITYPEGGRDPQKAVAIMKIQGDHAVLVKWYRP from the coding sequence TTGCCCGGCCGCACTAGGGCCTGTTTTTCGGATCGGTTTGCCGGTCAGACCATTGCCCATTTTGCCCGAAGCGATCTCAAGGCCGATACGGCAATCATCGTCCAGGATGCGACAAGTGACTACAGCATGGGATTATCCGAAGTGTTTGCGGAATCTTTCGAGAAAGAAGGGGGGCATGTTCTGGAGCGGATTTCGTATAAAACCCCTCTCGAATCCTATGAGAACCTCATCGACCAGATTGTCGCTCTCCATGCCGATGTCCTCTTTCTGCCCGGATACGACGAAAGCGGCACGATCATCAAGCGCTGCCGGGAAAAGGGGATGAAGGCCATTCCACTGGGTGGAGACGGATGGAATTTTCAGGAATTCTATAAACGGATCGGCACAATGGGCACAGGATCGTATTTTTGCGCCCATTACGTCAAACATTCTGGCAATCTGGAGGCCATGCGCTTCGAAGGCAACTGCCCGGATCTCGTCACGGATGCCGCCTCCCTTTCAGACATCGCTCTCGGATACGACACCGTTCGGTTGCTGGCCGATGCCATCCGGCGGGCCGGAAGCCTCGATCACAAAGCCATCCGGGATGCCCTCGCCGCAACGAAGGGTTTCCAGGGGGCAACGGGGGAAATCACCTATCCGGAAGGCGGCCGGGATCCCCAAAAAGCCGTGGCCATCATGAAAATTCAGGGCGATCATGCCGTCCTGGTGAAATGGTACAGACCATAG